One part of the Eucalyptus grandis isolate ANBG69807.140 chromosome 10, ASM1654582v1, whole genome shotgun sequence genome encodes these proteins:
- the LOC104423815 gene encoding uncharacterized protein LOC104423815: MSEQDHRTPRKRAIRLITRARKSTKVDTRGNRGKAPAQASASGVALQPVPPVSARVATPSDSGTVGIMHALEAMRDLMGQQVRNQAAAIAAVATATATAATNAAIAGAPATPPAEVPLGNVDLEKAFALLRCSEEEKVTLAVYQLQGNVNTWWRAIRETVFLGGVVPLWDAFLKAFNEQYFSKRAREQKIKEFQCFRQGSITIDQYEVKFAELSQYAPRLIEDPEEKARRFKNGLRLELK; encoded by the exons ATGAGTGAGCAAGATCATAGAACACCTAGGAAAAGGGCGATTAGACTCATTACTCGGGCTAGGAAGTCGACCAAAGTCGATACCCGAGGTAATAGAGGTAAAGCGCCGGCTCAGGCTAGTGCTAGTGGAGTAGCATTACAGCCGGTTCCGCCGGTTAGTGCTAGGGTAGCAACACCTAGTGATTCGGGAACTGTTGGGATTATGCATGCGCTAGAAGCGATGAGAGATTTGATGGGACAACAGGTCCGAAATCAAGCAGCCGCCATTGCTGCCGTCGCTACAGCTACCGCTACTGCTGCTACCAACGCCGCTATTGCCGGCGCACCTGCTACTCCACCCGCTGAAGTTCCACTAGGGAACGTG GATTTAGAGAAGGCATTTGCTCTTTTGAGGTGcagtgaggaagagaaagtaACCTTAGCAGTCTATCAGCTGCAGGGCAACGTCAACACCTGGTGGAGAGCCATCCGAGAGACCGTGTTTCTAGGAGGAGTAGTTCCGTTGTGGGACGCCTTCCTCAAGGCATTCAATGAGCAGTATTTCTCGAAAAGAGCCAGAGagcagaaaataaaagaattccaGTGTTTCCGCCAGGGATCAATTACTATTGACCAATACGAGGTCAAGTTTGCAGAGCTTTCTCAATATGCTCCGAGATTGATAGAGGATCCAGAGGAAAAGGCTCGAAGGTTTAAGAATGGCCTCCGATTAGAGCTGAAGTAA